From Drosophila suzukii chromosome 2R, CBGP_Dsuzu_IsoJpt1.0, whole genome shotgun sequence, a single genomic window includes:
- the LOC108010077 gene encoding uncharacterized protein isoform X2, with protein MECEKYITSNAGDHRLDPTIDVEDLKTETTLEMEIEEALSSSSADDTPPGMIVVETRINSWEKDQSLNKEAIPVDAEVPELPACSVSLGLKPNVQFQKLPHPPNHPLVSTEAALAAATCSAYTSASPSPKPMTTESIATLRHCIDGTTQCNNLGYESVSNDSMPSVGSLVCRICHNADNPEQLVSPCLCKGSLTYVHVHCLERWISTSRCTTCELCQFQYNTEQTLRYTCLQSLRLWYSRAMSRRALQEDCQMFSLLTLVAFGIIGTLLVGIQYYALHTHSWGLSKLWTKSWMLFFLFMTITVYFANIYMLIKSQLTPWYRWWQSARDIKLILENRRPFPNPSRFLRPFQMETASTTASMFTHHDQQEVPIPSRAPAILISSSEEEAEDKLAQKWGTRLESDVLAAVVAATVESIADASARESEGDKPTEQQHQSQQQQQHQAQQQHQVQQQHQLPEGGN; from the exons ATGGAGTGCGAAAAAT ACATCACCAGCAATGCCGGTGACCATAGGCTCGATCCGACCATAGATGTGGAGGACCTCAAGACGGAAACCACCCTGGAGATGGAGATTGAGGAGGCTCTGTCCTCCAGTAGTGCCGATGACACCCCGCCGGGTATGATCGTGGTGGAGACCCGCATAAATTCCTGGGAGAAGGATCAGTCCTTGAATAAGGAGGCCATCCCAGTGGATGCAGAGGTTCCTGAGCTGCCGGCCTGCTCTGTTTCCCTGGGCCTGAAGCCGAATGTCCAGTTCCAGAAGCTGCCCCATCCTCCCAATCACCCCCTGGTCAGCACAGAGGCTGCTCTGGCCGCTGCCACCTGCTCCGCCTATACCTCCGCCTCCCCGTCACCCAAACCCATGACCACGGAGTCCATTGCCACACTGCGCCACTGCATCGATGGAACCACCCAGTGCAATAACCTGGGCTACGAGTCCGTTTCCAACGATTCAATGCCCTCGGTGGGATCGCTAGTCTGTCGCATTTGTCACAACGCCGATAATCCCGAACA GCTCGTGTCGCCGTGTTTGTGCAAGGGATCGCTGACATATGTCCATGTGCACTGCCTGGAGCGTTGGATTAGCACCTCGCGCTGCACCACCTGCGAGCTGTGCCAGTTCCAGTACAACACGGAGCAGACGCTGCG GTACACCTGTCTGCAGTCGCTGCGTCTGTGGTACTCGCGGGCCATGAGTCGAAGGGCGTTGCAGGAGGACTGCCAGATGTTCTCGCTGCTCACTTTGGTGGCCTTTGGAATCATCGGGACCCTGCTGGTGGGCATCCAGTACTACGCCCTGCACACCCACTCCTGGGGACTGAGCAAGCTGTGGACCAAGTCCTGGATGCTCTTCTTCCTCTTCATGACG ATCACCGTTTACTTTGCCAACATTTACATGCTGATCAAGTCCCAGCTGACGCCTTGGTATCG CTGGTGGCAGTCTGCGCGGGACATTAAGCTTATCCTCGAGAACCGACGGCCCTTTCCCAACCCAAGTCGCTTCCTGCGACCGTTTCAGATGGAGACGGCCTCGACGACAGCCTCCATGTTCACCCATCACGATCAGCAGGAAGTTCCCATACCCAGCCGTGCGCCGGCCATCCTGATCAGCTCCAGCGAGGAGGAGGCGGAGGACAAGTTGGCCCAGAAATGGGGCACCCGCCTGGAAAGCGATGTCCTTGCCGCAGTGGTGGCAGCCACCGTGGAGTCGATTGCTGACGCAAGTGCTCGAGAGAGCGAGGGCGACAAGCCGACCGAGCAGCAACATCAGtcgcagcaacagcagcaacatcaggcacagcagcaacatcaagtacaacagcaacatcagctgCCTGAAGGAGGCAACTGA
- the LOC108010077 gene encoding uncharacterized protein isoform X1: MECEKCDITSNAGDHRLDPTIDVEDLKTETTLEMEIEEALSSSSADDTPPGMIVVETRINSWEKDQSLNKEAIPVDAEVPELPACSVSLGLKPNVQFQKLPHPPNHPLVSTEAALAAATCSAYTSASPSPKPMTTESIATLRHCIDGTTQCNNLGYESVSNDSMPSVGSLVCRICHNADNPEQLVSPCLCKGSLTYVHVHCLERWISTSRCTTCELCQFQYNTEQTLRYTCLQSLRLWYSRAMSRRALQEDCQMFSLLTLVAFGIIGTLLVGIQYYALHTHSWGLSKLWTKSWMLFFLFMTITVYFANIYMLIKSQLTPWYRWWQSARDIKLILENRRPFPNPSRFLRPFQMETASTTASMFTHHDQQEVPIPSRAPAILISSSEEEAEDKLAQKWGTRLESDVLAAVVAATVESIADASARESEGDKPTEQQHQSQQQQQHQAQQQHQVQQQHQLPEGGN; encoded by the exons ATGGAGTGCGAAAAATGTG ACATCACCAGCAATGCCGGTGACCATAGGCTCGATCCGACCATAGATGTGGAGGACCTCAAGACGGAAACCACCCTGGAGATGGAGATTGAGGAGGCTCTGTCCTCCAGTAGTGCCGATGACACCCCGCCGGGTATGATCGTGGTGGAGACCCGCATAAATTCCTGGGAGAAGGATCAGTCCTTGAATAAGGAGGCCATCCCAGTGGATGCAGAGGTTCCTGAGCTGCCGGCCTGCTCTGTTTCCCTGGGCCTGAAGCCGAATGTCCAGTTCCAGAAGCTGCCCCATCCTCCCAATCACCCCCTGGTCAGCACAGAGGCTGCTCTGGCCGCTGCCACCTGCTCCGCCTATACCTCCGCCTCCCCGTCACCCAAACCCATGACCACGGAGTCCATTGCCACACTGCGCCACTGCATCGATGGAACCACCCAGTGCAATAACCTGGGCTACGAGTCCGTTTCCAACGATTCAATGCCCTCGGTGGGATCGCTAGTCTGTCGCATTTGTCACAACGCCGATAATCCCGAACA GCTCGTGTCGCCGTGTTTGTGCAAGGGATCGCTGACATATGTCCATGTGCACTGCCTGGAGCGTTGGATTAGCACCTCGCGCTGCACCACCTGCGAGCTGTGCCAGTTCCAGTACAACACGGAGCAGACGCTGCG GTACACCTGTCTGCAGTCGCTGCGTCTGTGGTACTCGCGGGCCATGAGTCGAAGGGCGTTGCAGGAGGACTGCCAGATGTTCTCGCTGCTCACTTTGGTGGCCTTTGGAATCATCGGGACCCTGCTGGTGGGCATCCAGTACTACGCCCTGCACACCCACTCCTGGGGACTGAGCAAGCTGTGGACCAAGTCCTGGATGCTCTTCTTCCTCTTCATGACG ATCACCGTTTACTTTGCCAACATTTACATGCTGATCAAGTCCCAGCTGACGCCTTGGTATCG CTGGTGGCAGTCTGCGCGGGACATTAAGCTTATCCTCGAGAACCGACGGCCCTTTCCCAACCCAAGTCGCTTCCTGCGACCGTTTCAGATGGAGACGGCCTCGACGACAGCCTCCATGTTCACCCATCACGATCAGCAGGAAGTTCCCATACCCAGCCGTGCGCCGGCCATCCTGATCAGCTCCAGCGAGGAGGAGGCGGAGGACAAGTTGGCCCAGAAATGGGGCACCCGCCTGGAAAGCGATGTCCTTGCCGCAGTGGTGGCAGCCACCGTGGAGTCGATTGCTGACGCAAGTGCTCGAGAGAGCGAGGGCGACAAGCCGACCGAGCAGCAACATCAGtcgcagcaacagcagcaacatcaggcacagcagcaacatcaagtacaacagcaacatcagctgCCTGAAGGAGGCAACTGA